The following proteins are encoded in a genomic region of Gouania willdenowi chromosome 6, fGouWil2.1, whole genome shotgun sequence:
- the kcnj11l gene encoding potassium inwardly rectifying channel subfamily J member 11, like: protein MLARKHLLPDGFLLTRLSEETQVNRSRFVTHRARFITKNGSCNVAHKNIREQGRFLQDVFTTMVDLKWQHSLLIFTSAFLCSWMLFAMMWWLLAFAHGDLQPLPEGEPVPPPCVTAISSFTSAFLFSIEVQVTIGFGGRMVTEECPLAIVVLIVQNILGLIINAVLLGCVFMKVAQANRRAETLIFSRNAVIAPRNGRPTFMFRVGDLRKSMIISATVQLQVIRRTVTAEGEVIPVCQLDIQVENPLRSNGVFLVSPLIVSHTIDRASPLYDLSKHTLTTEDLEIIVILEGVVEATGISMQARTSYTPDEILWARRFVSIVTEEEGRYCVDYSKFGNTVPIKMSPLSAKDLDQSRGHHAAEHLQVQGWGLVRAGRGAYRRGGGACDAPQPWYNQSVRPEEGPTAGQPEVIGCQTEGGGAEDMSE, encoded by the exons ATGTTGGCGAGGAAGCACCTCCTCCCTGACGGCTTTCTGCTGACTCGGCTGTCGGAGGAGACGCAGGTGAACCGGAGTCGCTTTGTCACGCACAGAGCTCGCTTCATCACCAAGAACGGATCGTGTAACGTCGCTCACAAGAACATCAGAGAGCAG GGCCGGTTCCTACAGGATGTCTTCACCACCATGGTGGACCTGAAGTGGCAGCACTCCCTGCTGATCTTCACCTCCGCCTTCCTCTGCTCCTGGATGCTCTTCGCCATGATGTGGTGGCTCCTGGCCTTCGCCCACGGAGACCTGCAGCCCCTCCCGGAAGGAGAACCTGTACCTCCGCCCTGTGTCACCGCCATCAGCTCCTTCACTTCCGCCTTCCTCTTCTCCATCGAGGTGCAG GTGACCATTGGGTTTGGCGGTCGGATGGTGACGGAGGAGTGTCCCCTGGCCATCGTGGTGCTGATCGTGCAAAACATTCTGGGTCTGATCATCAACGCGGTTCTGCTGGGCTGTGTCTTCATGAAGGTCGCTCAAGCCAACCGACGTGCTGAGACGCTGATCTTCTCCAGAAACGCTGTCATCGCTCCTCGGAACGGACGACCCACCTTCATGTTCAGAGTCGGAGACCTGAGGAAGAGTATGATCATCTCTGCCACCGTCCAGCTGCAG GTGATCCGGCGCACAGTGACGGCAGAGGGCGAGGTGATCCCAGTGTGTCAGCTTGACATTCAGGTTGAGAACCCTCTGAGGTCCAATGGAGTGTTCCTGGTGTCTCCGCTCATCGTCAGTCACACCATCGACAGAGCCAGTCCTCTGTACGACCtgtccaaacacacactgaccactgAGGACCTGGAAATCATTGTCATCCTGGAGG GTGTGGTGGAGGCCACTGGGATAAGTATGCAGGCCCGGACCTCCTACACTCCAGATGAGATCCTGTGGGCGCGGCGCTTTGTTTCCATAGTGACGGAGGAGGAGGGCCGTTACTGTGTGGACTATTCCAAGTTTGGAAACACAGTTCCCATAAAAATGTCCCCACTGAGCGCCAAGGACCTGGATCAGAGCCGAGGACACCACGCAGCCGAGCATCTCCAGGTCCAGGGCTGGGGTCTGGTTCGGGCCGGGAGAGGGGCATACCgtagagggggcggggcctgcgACGCTCCTCAGCCCTGGTACAACCAATCAGTGAGGCCGGAAGAGGGACCAACGGCTGGGCAGCCAGAGGTGATTGGATGTCAGACTGAAGGAGGCGGGGCCGAAGATATGAGTGAAtga
- the cd59b gene encoding CD59 glycoprotein isoform X2 — protein sequence MKSFFAVLIIISVMLLQHVCGLRCYKCSDYTGRCQNVQECTYEDSCISLSEQGGRTIRQCIRYTDCDNSRLSQMFPSISGFSYRCCSSNLCNAAFTAAPTMLLLAVGVACSCF from the exons ATGAAGAGCTTCTTCGCTGTCCTGATCATCATCAGCGTGATGCTGCTGCAGCACg TCTGTGGTCTTCGCTGCTATAAGTGCTCAGATTACACCGGACGGTGCCAGAACGTTCAGGAGTGCACATATGAGGACTCGTGCATCTCCCTGAGTGAGCAAG ggggAAGGACCATCCGTCAGTGCATCCGTTACACAGACTGTGATAACTCGCGGCTCAGTCAGATGTTTCCCTCCATCTCAGGCTTTTCTTATCGCTGCTGCAGCAGCAACCTGTGCAACGCCGCCTTCACTGCAGCTCCAACCATGCTGCTGCTGGCAGTGGGCGTGGCCTGCAGCTGCTTTTAG
- the LOC114466014 gene encoding muscarinic acetylcholine receptor M4-like — MAPPSSLNATSGLCPCINGSCQIRALRSFGAPQLVLVVMATTSLSAVTVFGNALVILSIAVNCRLRTEQNLLLLSLAVSDLTVGLLSVNVYSSMVLTGCWALGPLLCDLWLVMDRVLSTTSVLHLLLISSDRYFRLTQLLRFPPWGSFRTAGLSVGVAWLLPLLLWAPAVLGWQWGGERRAVPEGQCYTQLLESPAVTLSTAIPSFFLPATAIFILYGRLSVASMSRLRQSEAYIGRLRQSEATHCSGGLTPELSASRSDTDSGFDLHSLPSSFRSEERRRRRLVVRERRVTRTILAVLLAFVVTWTPYNVMAVVASFCHVCIPESLWTAGYFLCYVNSAVNPCCYALCSATFRTTFCSLLRCRRIGPR; from the exons ATGGCTCCTCCCTCGAGCCTGAATGCCACATCTGGGCTCTGCCCCTGCATTAACGGTTCCTGTCAAATCAGAGCGCTCCGTTCCTTCGGTGCCCCCCAGTTGGTGCTGGTGGTCATGGCAACCACCTCCCTCAGCGCAGTGACGGTCTTTGGCAACGCGTTGGTCATTCTGTCCATTGCTGTCAACTGCCGCCTTCGCACG GAGCagaacctcctcctcctcagcctggCAGTGTCTGACCTCACCGTGGGGCTCCTTTCTGTGAATGTTTACTCCTCTATGGTGCTGACAGGTTGCTGGGCTCTGGGCCCATTGCTGTGTGACCTGTGGTTGGTGATGGATCGCGTGTTGAGCACCACGTCCGTCCTCCACCTGCTGCTCATTAGCTCAGATCGCTACTTCCGCCTCACGCAACTTCTCCGCTTCCCGCCGTGGGGCTCCTTTCGGACAGCTGGCTTGTCTGTGGGCGTGGCCTGGCTGCTCCCGCTGCTGCTGTGGGCACCAGCCGTGCTGGGCTGGCAGTGGGGGGGTGAGCGGCGGGCGGTGCCAGAGGGGCAGTGCTACACCCAGCTGTTGGAAAGCCCGGCTGTTACCTTGAGCACTGCCATACCCTCCTTCTTCCTTCCCGCCACTGCCATCTTCATCCTTTACGGACGCCTCTCAGTGGCCAGCATGAGCCGGCTCCGCCAATCAGAGGCCTACATCGGCAGGCTCCGCCAATCAGAAGCCACACACTGCTCTGGTGGCCTCACCCCAGAGCTGTCG GCGTCTCGCAGTGACACCGACTCTGGCTTTGACCTTCACTCCCTTCCGTCCAGTTTCCGCTCTGAGGAACGTCGGCGGCGTCGGCTGGTGGTGAGGGAGAGGCGGGTCACGCGGACCATCCTGGCCGTCCTATTGGCCTTTGTGGTCACGTGGACACCGTACAACGTGATGGCAGTGGTGGCGTCCTTCTGCCACGTGTGCATCCCTGAGTCGCTGTGGACCGCTGGCTACTTCCTGTGTTACGTCAACAGCGCCGTCAATCCGTGCTGCTACGCGCTCTGCAGCGCCACCTTCAGGACCACCTTTTGCAGTCTGCTGCGCTGCCGACGGATTGGCCCACGCtga
- the cd59b gene encoding CD59 glycoprotein isoform X1, translating into MLHSRDDVIQGMSGPFSSVCGLRCYKCSDYTGRCQNVQECTYEDSCISLSEQGGRTIRQCIRYTDCDNSRLSQMFPSISGFSYRCCSSNLCNAAFTAAPTMLLLAVGVACSCF; encoded by the exons atgcttcacagcAGGGACGATGTGATCCAGGGGATGAGCGGGCCCTTTTCTTCTG TCTGTGGTCTTCGCTGCTATAAGTGCTCAGATTACACCGGACGGTGCCAGAACGTTCAGGAGTGCACATATGAGGACTCGTGCATCTCCCTGAGTGAGCAAG ggggAAGGACCATCCGTCAGTGCATCCGTTACACAGACTGTGATAACTCGCGGCTCAGTCAGATGTTTCCCTCCATCTCAGGCTTTTCTTATCGCTGCTGCAGCAGCAACCTGTGCAACGCCGCCTTCACTGCAGCTCCAACCATGCTGCTGCTGGCAGTGGGCGTGGCCTGCAGCTGCTTTTAG